The Caenorhabditis elegans chromosome I genome includes the window AAGGAGGCCAGCCTTCTTGTCAATCTAAATTATTATTACTATTAATTTTTGTGCGGAATTAGATTAGACGTACCTTGTAGAATGCAAAAGATGCAGCTGCAGCAGTCAAACTGACAACAGTGGTATTCTTCCACAAACATCCCAGCTCCTTCTTCTTGACGATCGGAATTGTTGCAACAGCGAGAGTGACACTAGCTCCATACAAACCAAGAGCCAACTTTGTGTCGTTGTAGTCGAACCCACCTCCGTTCTTGTATACAAGGTAAGAAGCGTATCCCAAAGGCGATAGAGTCAGAAGATCGACAGCGGAATAGACTCGAACGTCTTTTGGAGCCCAATTTGGCTTTTTCAATGCctgaaacaataaattatAACATAAATTATGAACACATTTAAACTGACCGCCCACCAATCAGCAACTTGCTGATCTTTGGCAAATGATGCAAAGGCAGCCACCGCGGCTCCAGCTGGAATCAACGACGAGATGATCGCATTACGAGTGTCCTGAAATaaacaacttcaaaaaattaacacgCAGTTTTGTCTAGAAATTACCTGAGTGGTCCAGAATGGCATTTTTTCGTAAGCAGCAAGACGACAGTGCTCCTTGTCAATAAACTCTgtaagaaaaaattggtttgcGAAACGGGAGTTAAAACGAGGTGCACACAAAAGTAAACGAAAACAGGGAAACGAGAGGTTATTCACGTTATCTCTGCGAATCCACACAAACTGGGCGAACAGTTGTATTTTGCatcatttttttagattataaTTCTCTTCACACTGATTCAGTGACAGTCCGTCTGATAAATAAACTggaaaacaagaagaaaagGTCATCGAAATTCAGGCATTGGTGGTGGTTGGTGGCCGATTGTTCTCATCGGTCATTTAAAATGGCAGAGGCAGTAGGAAAAGAACAACAAAATTTTACGAGAGAGCGTACAGAGCGAGGAGTGTGTTAGACAGAAGGACATTGAAGAGAAAGCCAAACGAGTAAACATGCTGTTGCGGATCGATTTTGAAAAGGGAGGCTCGCGATTTCATTTTCAAGGAGAACCAAAATCTTGTGCTCTCGTCAACTTAAGAGTTGGTGCacgagttttgaaaaaaacatggaTGGATATATAGtcattaatgaaaaataaataaaatg containing:
- the tspo-1 gene encoding TspO/MBR family protein (Confirmed by transcript evidence); translation: MPFWTTQDTRNAIISSLIPAGAAVAAFASFAKDQQVADWWAALKKPNWAPKDVRVYSAVDLLTLSPLGYASYLVYKNGGGFDYNDTKLALGLYGASVTLAVATIPIVKKKELGCLWKNTTVVSLTAAAASFAFYKIDKKAGLLVVPFAVWTAFYAYLAYSIKKENDPIKNL
- the tspo-1 gene encoding TspO/MBR family protein (Confirmed by transcript evidence), with the translated sequence MTCQEHRGEFEKSWSNIHSETGEVFKEFIDKEHCRLAAYEKMPFWTTQDTRNAIISSLIPAGAAVAAFASFAKDQQVADWWAALKKPNWAPKDVRVYSAVDLLTLSPLGYASYLVYKNGGGFDYNDTKLALGLYGASVTLAVATIPIVKKKELGCLWKNTTVVSLTAAAASFAFYKIDKKAGLLVVPFAVWTAFYAYLAYSIKKENDPIKNL